Within Actinosynnema pretiosum, the genomic segment TGGACCCCGAGATGGTCCAGGAGGTCCTCGACGTGATGACCACCCTGGCCAAGGAGGGCATGACCATGCTCGTGGTCACCCACGAGATGGGCTTCGCCCGCAAGGCCGCCGACCGCGTCATCTTCATGGCGGACGGCGAGGTCGTGGAGGACAGCGCCCCGGAGGAGTTCTTCTCGGCGCCGAAGTCCAACCGCGCGAAGGACTTCCTTGGGAAGATCCTGACCCACTGAAGTCCCGTGAACGCGGCGCTCGCCCCTGGCGCCGCTCCACCAAGGAAAAGAGCAGGAGAACGACGATGAGGGTTCGCTCCCTTGCGGCGCTGTTGCTGGCCGGCGGCCTCGCCCTGACCGCCTGTGGCAAGGAGGGTTCCCCGGCTGACACCGGCTCCGCCCCCACCCAGGCCGCCGAGGCCGACGTCAAGGTCGACGGCTCCGCGACCTTCGACAAGATGAAGAGCCGCGGCAAGGTCGTCATCGGTGTCAAGGAGGACCAGCCGGGCCTGGGCTTCAAGGACGCCACGACCAACAAGTACAGCGGTTTCGACGTCGAGATCGCGCGCCTGGTCGCCGCCAAGCTCGGCTTCGGCGAGGACAAGATCGAGTACAAGGCGATCGCGTCCGCGGGCCGCGAGCAGGCGCTGATCAACGGCGACGTGGACTACTACGTCGGCACGTACACGATCAACGACGGCCGCAAGGAGAAGATCGCCTTCGCGGGTCCGTACTTCGTCGCCGGGCAGGACCTGCTCGTCCGCGCGGACGACACCAGCATCACCGGCAAGGAAACCCTCATGGGCAAGAAGGTCTGCTCCGTGACCGGCTCCACGCCGATCAAGCGGATCAAGGACGAGAAGCTCACCGAGGACGCCAACATCACGGAGTTCCAGAACTACTCCCAGTGCGTCTCGAAGCTGGCTGAGGGCGCGGTCGACGCCGTCACCACCGACGACGCGATCCTCAAGGGCTACGCCGCCCAGGAGAAGGACAAGTTCAAGGTCGTCGGCAAGCCGTTCTCCAAGGAGCCCTACGGCATCGGCCTGAACAAGGAGGACAAGCCGCTGCGGGACAAGGTCAACGACGTCCTGCAGAGCGCGATCGACGACGGCACCTGGAAGAGCATCTACGACTCCACGCTGGGCAAGTCGGGCTCCCCGGCCGAGCCGCCCGCCATCGACCGCTACTGAGCGGAGCTTCAGTGGCCGGTGACCCGCGCGAGCGGGGTGGGTCACCGGCCACTCCCATGACCTCTCCCGGCGAGGAAAGACGATGAGCGTCCTAACCAACTACTCCGACCTCTTCCTGAAGGCTTTCGGCACCACCATCCAGCTCTTCCTGTTCTCAGCGGTCGGGTCGTTGGTGCTGGGGACGATCCTGGCGATGCTGCGGGTCAGCCCGGTCCCGGTGCTGCGCGCGGCGGGCGCCACCTACGTCACGGTCCTGCGCAACACGCCGCTGACCCTGGTGTTCTTCTTCTTCGCGTTCGCCTACCCGCTGTTGAAGATCCTGGAGCTCGACCCCTTCAAGGGCGCGGTCGTGTCGTTGACCGTCTACACCTCGGCGTTCATCTGCGAGGTCATCCGGTCCGGCATCAACACCGTCCCGGTCGGCCAGGCGGAGGCCTCCCGCGCGCTGGGCCTGTCCTTCGGGCAGATGCTCGGCAACGTGGTGCTCCCGCAGGCCCTGCGGACCGTGGTCCCGCCACTGGCGAGCACCATGATCGCACTGCTGAAGAACACCACCATCGCGGCCGGCTTCTCGGTCGGCGACGCCGGGGCGATCATGTACACGTTCTCCGAGGACGGCGTGAACATGCTGGTCGGCCTGGGTTGGGTGGCCTTCATCTTCATCCTGCTGGTACTGCCGCTGACCGCCGTTCAGCGCGGCCTGGAGAGGCGCTGGAGCGTGGCCCGATGAGTTCCGTCCTGTTCGACGTCCCCGGCCCGAAGGCCAAGGTCCGGCACGCCATCATGGCCGTGGTCGGTGTCGCGGCGGTGCTCGGCATCGTCGGCTTCATCGGCTACCGCTTCTACGACAGCGGCCAGTTCGAGCCGCGCATGTGGGAGTGGATCCAGTACGAGACCGTCCAGCTGGAGCTGGTCAGCAGGCTCGGCAACACGCTCTCGGCGTTCGCCGTCGCCTCGGTGGCCGCGCTCGTGCTGGGCGCGGTGCTCGCCGCGGGCAGGCTCTCGGACCACGCCTTCTGGCGGATCCCGGCGGGCTTCCTCGTCGAGGTCTTCCGCGCGATCCCGCTGCTCATCATGATCTTCATCTTCTACTTCGGCCTGCCGACGATCGACATCAAGATGTCGCAGTTCACGGCCGTCGTGCTCGGCCTGACCCTGTACAACGGGTCGGTGCTCGCCGAGGTGTTCCGCGCGGGCGTCGCCTCGCTGCCGCGCGGGCAGGCCGAGGCCGCCTACGCGCTGGGGATGCGCAAGACCCAGGTGATGACGCAGGTCCTGCTGCCGCAGGCGCTGCGCGCGATGCTCCCGGCGATCATCAGCCAGCTGGTGGTGCTGCTCAAGGACACCGCGCTGGGCTTCATCATCAACTACAAGGAGCTCCTGGACTACACCAAGTACCTGGGCACGCAGGGCCAGTTCGGCCGTCCGCTGGTCCCGATGACGATCGTCACCGGCGCCATCTACGTCGCGCTGTGCCTGCTGCTGACCTGGTTCGCGGTGTGGTTGGAGAAGCGCAACCGGCGCAGCAAGAAGGCCGTCGTCAAGGAGTCCGAGGCCGAGCTGGAGCAGAAGGCCCACGCGGCCAGCGCCGCAGGCTGATCTCCACGTTCGCAGTCCGTGCTGAAGGGCCCGACCGGGTGGTCGGGCCCTTCACTCGTTCAGGCGTTATCCGGGCCACTCATGGGTAGTCTCGGTGGCATGGTCGAGGAGTCCTCCAGCGCGGTCCAGCGGGCCCAGCAGGGTGCCGTCGAGCAGCTCCTGCGGTTGGGAATCGACGGCTTCGGGCCGTTCAAGAGCGCCCGGCAGACCGCCGACGAGGCGCTCGCCAAGGGGCTCACCCGCGAGCGCGCGATCCGGCAGATCATCCGGCAGCACGTGGCCGCGGCGGGCGCCCAGGGGTTCGTGACGAACCTCGGCGGCCTGCTCACGCTGCCCGTGGCGCTGCCCGCGAACCTCACCGCCTCCTACCTGGTGCAGGCGCACATGATCGCGTCCATCGCGGCGGTGCACGGGCACGACCTGGAGAGCCAGGAGGTGCAGACCGCCGTGCTGGTGTGCATGGTCGGCAACGCGGGCACCGAGGTGCTCAAGAAGGCGGGCATCAAGGCCGGGACCAAGCTGACCGTGAACCTGATCGAGCGAATCCCGGCGAAGGTCATCGTCGAGATCAACAAGCGGATCGGGTTCACCCTGCTGGCCAAGTACGGCACCTCGCGGGCGACCCTGGTGCTGGCCAAGGGCGTGCCGCTGGTGGGCGGGGTGATCGGCGGCGGCGTCGACGCGGTGGCCACCAGGGCGCTCGGGGCGTTCGCGCAGCGGTTCTTCGGGCGGGACGGGCAGCCCGAGGTCGAGGACGGCGAGGTGCTCGACGAGCGGCTGGAGGGGCGTGTGGTCGACGGCCGCGTCCTGGGGTCCGCACCGGCCCCCGAGCTCGCCGACGAGGACGCCTCGGGCGCGGCGCGGGTGATCAGGCTGCCCCCGCGCGGCGAGCGCCGGGAGGACCGCTGAGGCGGCGTTCCCCCAGGTCGGAAAATCGGTTGGCGGGGCGTGGCGGCGCCCACTACCGTTCCCGCCATGAGCATCTGAGTACCCCGCCCGAGGACGTCTTCCTCGCACGCGCTTGATCCAGCGCGCCTTTCCGGATGCCCCCGTGCGGGCACGCGCCGCCGACCGTCCCGCGGTCCGCGCTTCCCGTTGCGCCTCGACGTCGAGGAGGATCACCCCGTGACCCAGCCCCAGCACGACCAGGTGGAGCCCGCAGAGCAGGCGCTCCCCACCGAGGACCTGCCCCAGGTCGTCCCCAACCGCAGGGAGCGCCGAGGCGGCAAGCAGCCGCGCGCGGGCGCCGTCCCCGGTCAGGGCAGGCCGAACCAGGCGGACTTCGTCGGCAAGCGGCTGTTCCGCCGCTCCGGCGGCTGACCGCACCAGGACCAACCGGGCCCGTCCCGGTTCGGAAGTGAAGTTCCACCCCCCTTGGAGGGCAGCAGAGATGAAGAACTCCCGCTAGCACCGCACGACGCGCCGGGGTCCGAGGTGGACCCGGCGTCCCCCAGGTCCGGTTGGTGTCGGACCGCACGACTCGGAGGGCTGTCGTCATGAAGGACGAGCGCTAGGACCCAGCACGCCGGAGCCCGTCGTGGGCCCGGTGTTCCCAGGGGCCGGGCCGGACGGCCGCGGCCCCCGTCTCGGAGGGCTGTCGTCATGAAGGACGAGCGCTAGGACCCAGCACGCCGGAGCCCGTCGTGGGCCCGGCGACCGAGCGGTCCGGTCACCCGCCGGACCGGTGTTGAGGAGGACCGTCGACATGGACCACCAGCGGTAGCGGTTTCGCAGGACCGGGGCTCGTCGCGCGCAGCGGCGGGCCCCGGTCGCGCACCAGGCGCGCCTCAGGCGTGCTTGCGGCGGTGGTGCCTGCTCACCCTGGCCCGGTTCCCGCACGAGGGCAGGCACCAGACCTGCTGCGGGTGCGAGCGCACGAAGTAGCGCACGCACCGGGGTGACGGGCAGGCCCGCAGCTCGGCCGCCCCGCCCCCGGCCAGCAGCTCGATGGCGCCCGTGGCGAGGTCGGCCAGCAGCCGGTCCCGCGCGCCCGCCTCGGACAGGTGCACCAGCTTCGGCCCGTCCGCCCACTCCAGCCTGGCCACCCTGGGCGCCAGCGCGGCGGTCCGGTTGACCACGTCGAGCGCCTGCTCCCAGCGCACCGCGAGCGGCGCGTCCAACCGCTCCCCGGCGCCCGTCACGTGGGCGAGCAGCGCCCGCACCGCCGCCCGCAGCTCCAGCGCGCGCGCCCGCAGCTCCTCGTCGCCCGGCCGCCCGAGCCAGCGCGCGAACCCCTCGGGCGTGCCCAGCTCGTCGACCAGGCCACCCCGGCCGTCGCCGTGCAGGGTGCCCACGAAGTCCAAGACCCTCACCCGGACCAAGCTAATGGACTTGACCGGTCAACCCCGCTAGTTTCGAGGGGTCCTGTTCTGGCCGACCGAGCCAACCGGGGGTCGCTGTGCAGATCATCGAGCGCGTGCTTGAGGGGTACGCCAGGCTCGCCGACGCCCTCCACGAGCTGCCCGACGAGCAGTTGGGCCACCCCACCGACCTGCCCGGCTGGTCGCGCGGGCACGTGCTGGCCCACATCGAGGGTGTCACCTCCGCCGTGGCGCGGCAGGCCGAGCTGGAGGGCTCCCCGACCGAGATGTACGAGGGCGGGAGGCCCGCGCGCGACGAGGCGATCGAGCGGGGGGCCACCAGGACGGCGGCCGAGCACCGCCAGGCCGTCGCGAGCGCCGTCGCCCGCCTGGGTGAGGCCTGGTCCGGCGTGTCGGACTGGTCGGCCCGCGTGGTCTACCGGGACGGCACCCTCCTGGACACCGCGCACGCGCTGTGGCGCGAGGTGGAGATCCACCACCGCGACCTCCTGCTCGGCCCGGTCCCGTGGTCGCAGGAGTTCCGGGACCACGCGGTCGCCTTCCTGACCCCGCGCGTGCCGGACGGCGTCAAGCTCGTCCTGACCCCCGCCGACGCCCCCGGCTGGGTGCTCGGCGCGGGGGAGCGGGTGGAGCTGGCGGGCGCCGCCGACGACCTGGTCGCCTGGCTGGCCGGGCGCACCCCGGCGGGCGAGCTGACCACGACGGGCGAGCTGCCCGAGCTCAAGCCCTGGCCCTGAGCGGTGGCCCCGCCCGGTAGCTTCGGTCCCGTGCGCGAGGACATCACCGAGGCGACCGGGGCCCTGCTGGGCCTGCTCACCGCCGACCAGCGCGACGCCGCCGTGCGGGAGCTGGACGGCGGGCTGCTCGCCGAGTGGGCCTACACGCCGGTCGCCCGCCCCGGGCTGGTGGTCGGCGAGCTGGCGCGCGAGCAGCGCAAGGCCGTGCACCGCCTGCTCGCCTGCGTCCTGAGCCCCCACGGCTACGCCCAGGCCGCCGCCGTGATGGCGCTGGAGGACGTCCTGGACCACCGCGAGGGCGGGGTGAAGGACCGCCACCAGGGTGATTACTCGGTGCTGCTGTTCGGTGAACCGGGCGACGCCCCGTGGGGGTGGCGGGTCGAGGGGCACCACCTGTCGGTGACCGCCGTGGTGGCCGACGGCCGGGTGTCCGCGACCCCGGTGTTCCTGGGCGCCAACCCGGCCCGCACCAGCTACCGGGGCCGCGCGGTCCTGCAGCCGCTCGGGCTGGAGGAGGAGCTGGCCAGGGAGCTGCTGGACCGGATGGGCCCCACCGCGCGCGGGCTGGCCGTGGTGGCCGACGTCCCGCCCGAGGACATCCGATCGGGCAACGCACCGTCGGTGACCGGGGAGGTGGAGCCGCTGGGCATCGCCGCGAGCAGCCTGGACCGCGGGTCGCGCGCCCTGCTGGCCGCCCTGGCCAGGCTGTACCTCGACTGCCTGCACAGCGACCTGGCCGACGAGGAGTTCCAGGCGCTGGACGCGGAGCGGCTGCACTTCGCCTGGGAGGGGTCCACCCGTCCGGGCGAGGGGCACTACTACCGGTTGCAGGGCCCGGACCTGCTGATCGAGTACGACAACACCGCGAACGGCGCCGACCACGCCCACTCGGTGTGGCGCAGGCGGGCGGGCGACTTCGGCCGGGACCTCCTGGCCGCGCACCGCGCGTCGGCGCGCCACCCCTGACCCCGCCGAGGACCCTGACCCCACCGTGACCCCCGACCCCACCGCCGCTCCCGCGACCACCGCCGACCGGGCCGCCGTGCCCGCTCCCGCGACGCGCGCCCAGGCCCGCCACCCCGCCGACGTCCGCACCGCCGAGGAGGCGATCGCCGAGCAGGAGCGCCTGCGCCCGCTGGTCCGCCCCACCGCCGACCCCGACCTCGACGTCCGCCTCGCCGCGGGCCTGGACGTGGGCTACGCCGACGACGACCGCCTGGTCGCCGCGATCGTCGTGGTCGACGTCGCCACCATGGAGACCGTGGACACCTCGGTCGTGCGCGCGACCGCCGACTTCCCCTACGTCCCCGGCCTGTTCGCGTTCCGCGAGCTGCCGTCC encodes:
- a CDS encoding amino acid ABC transporter permease encodes the protein MSVLTNYSDLFLKAFGTTIQLFLFSAVGSLVLGTILAMLRVSPVPVLRAAGATYVTVLRNTPLTLVFFFFAFAYPLLKILELDPFKGAVVSLTVYTSAFICEVIRSGINTVPVGQAEASRALGLSFGQMLGNVVLPQALRTVVPPLASTMIALLKNTTIAAGFSVGDAGAIMYTFSEDGVNMLVGLGWVAFIFILLVLPLTAVQRGLERRWSVAR
- a CDS encoding amino acid ABC transporter permease, which translates into the protein MSSVLFDVPGPKAKVRHAIMAVVGVAAVLGIVGFIGYRFYDSGQFEPRMWEWIQYETVQLELVSRLGNTLSAFAVASVAALVLGAVLAAGRLSDHAFWRIPAGFLVEVFRAIPLLIMIFIFYFGLPTIDIKMSQFTAVVLGLTLYNGSVLAEVFRAGVASLPRGQAEAAYALGMRKTQVMTQVLLPQALRAMLPAIISQLVVLLKDTALGFIINYKELLDYTKYLGTQGQFGRPLVPMTIVTGAIYVALCLLLTWFAVWLEKRNRRSKKAVVKESEAELEQKAHAASAAG
- a CDS encoding maleylpyruvate isomerase family mycothiol-dependent enzyme, with product MLEGYARLADALHELPDEQLGHPTDLPGWSRGHVLAHIEGVTSAVARQAELEGSPTEMYEGGRPARDEAIERGATRTAAEHRQAVASAVARLGEAWSGVSDWSARVVYRDGTLLDTAHALWREVEIHHRDLLLGPVPWSQEFRDHAVAFLTPRVPDGVKLVLTPADAPGWVLGAGERVELAGAADDLVAWLAGRTPAGELTTTGELPELKPWP
- a CDS encoding EcsC family protein, producing MVEESSSAVQRAQQGAVEQLLRLGIDGFGPFKSARQTADEALAKGLTRERAIRQIIRQHVAAAGAQGFVTNLGGLLTLPVALPANLTASYLVQAHMIASIAAVHGHDLESQEVQTAVLVCMVGNAGTEVLKKAGIKAGTKLTVNLIERIPAKVIVEINKRIGFTLLAKYGTSRATLVLAKGVPLVGGVIGGGVDAVATRALGAFAQRFFGRDGQPEVEDGEVLDERLEGRVVDGRVLGSAPAPELADEDASGAARVIRLPPRGERREDR
- a CDS encoding DUF3500 domain-containing protein; this translates as MREDITEATGALLGLLTADQRDAAVRELDGGLLAEWAYTPVARPGLVVGELAREQRKAVHRLLACVLSPHGYAQAAAVMALEDVLDHREGGVKDRHQGDYSVLLFGEPGDAPWGWRVEGHHLSVTAVVADGRVSATPVFLGANPARTSYRGRAVLQPLGLEEELARELLDRMGPTARGLAVVADVPPEDIRSGNAPSVTGEVEPLGIAASSLDRGSRALLAALARLYLDCLHSDLADEEFQALDAERLHFAWEGSTRPGEGHYYRLQGPDLLIEYDNTANGADHAHSVWRRRAGDFGRDLLAAHRASARHP
- a CDS encoding glutamate ABC transporter substrate-binding protein, encoding MRVRSLAALLLAGGLALTACGKEGSPADTGSAPTQAAEADVKVDGSATFDKMKSRGKVVIGVKEDQPGLGFKDATTNKYSGFDVEIARLVAAKLGFGEDKIEYKAIASAGREQALINGDVDYYVGTYTINDGRKEKIAFAGPYFVAGQDLLVRADDTSITGKETLMGKKVCSVTGSTPIKRIKDEKLTEDANITEFQNYSQCVSKLAEGAVDAVTTDDAILKGYAAQEKDKFKVVGKPFSKEPYGIGLNKEDKPLRDKVNDVLQSAIDDGTWKSIYDSTLGKSGSPAEPPAIDRY
- a CDS encoding CGNR zinc finger domain-containing protein — protein: MRVLDFVGTLHGDGRGGLVDELGTPEGFARWLGRPGDEELRARALELRAAVRALLAHVTGAGERLDAPLAVRWEQALDVVNRTAALAPRVARLEWADGPKLVHLSEAGARDRLLADLATGAIELLAGGGAAELRACPSPRCVRYFVRSHPQQVWCLPSCGNRARVSRHHRRKHA